One region of Hemiscyllium ocellatum isolate sHemOce1 chromosome 4, sHemOce1.pat.X.cur, whole genome shotgun sequence genomic DNA includes:
- the mc5ra gene encoding melanocortin 5a receptor, producing MNVTELHSHVRWLQNLTPADDTMHKMKRTSALCEQVSVAIEIFLTLGIMSLLENILVIAAIIKNKNLHSPMYLFICSLAVADMLVSVSNAWETIVIALVNNRHLIVEDNLAKQVDNAFDSLICISVVASMCSLVAIAVDRYVTIFYALRYHHIMTVKRAAFIIAGIWLFCTGCGIIFIIYSESPPVVICLVTMFFIMLVLMASLYSHMFLLARSHAKRIAALTGYNSIHQRASMKGAITLTILLGIFIICWAPFFLHLILMISCPRNLYCVCFMSHFNLYLILIMCNSIIDPLIYAFRSQEMRKTFMEIICCYNLRAACVGLSDK from the coding sequence ATGAATGTAACAGAGCTACACTCACACGTGCGATGGCTGCAGAACCTCACTCCTGCTGATGATACAATGCATAAGATGAAAAGAACATCTGCTTTATGTGAACAAGTCAGTGTAGCTATTGAGATATTTCTAACCCTAGGCATTATGAGTCTACTGGAAAATATTTTGGTCATTGCTGCAATTATTAAGAATAAGAACCTCCATTCTCCAATGTATTTGTTTATCTGCAGTCTGGCTGTTGCTGACATGCTGGTAAGTGTGTCGAATGCATGGGAGACCATTGTGATCGCCTTAGTTAACAACAGGCATTTGATTGTTGAAGACAACTTGGCCAAACAGGTGGACAATGCCTTTGATTCGCTGATCTGCATTTCTGTTGTGGCATCCATGTGTAGCCTCGTGGCCATAGCTGTCGATAGGTACGTCACCATATTCTACGCTTTGCGTTACCATCACATCATGACAGTAAAACGAGCTGCTTTTATTATTGCAGGTATCTGGTTGTTCTGTACTGGCTGTGGTATCATCTTCATCATCTACTCTGAGAGCCCACCCGTCGTCATATGTCTGGTCACCATGTTCTTCATTATGTTGGTCCTCATGGCCTCCCTATACAGCCACATGTTTCTCTTGGCTCGCTCGCATGCAAAGCGAATTGCTGCTTTGACTGGCTACAACTCAATCCACCAGAGAGCAAGTATGAAGGGGGCTATCACCTTAACAATCCTGCTTGGTATTTTTATCATTTGCTGGGCTCCATTCTTCCTGCACCTCATCCTCATGATCTCTTGTCCCAGAAATCTGTACTGTGTGTGTTTCATGTCACACTTCAATTTGTATTTGATCCTCATCATGTGCAACTCAATCATTGACCCTCTAATCTATGCCTTCCGTAGCCAGGAAATGCGGAAGACATTCATGGAGATAATTTGTTGCTACAATTTGAGGGCGGCTTGTGTTGGACTTTCTGACAAATAA